GGGTGTGGGCGGTACGAGCTGAGGAGTGCAACCTGTCAAAATGTTCGCGTGATCTAAGGTCGGCTCGATGGCTGTCGTTGACAGTCGTTGTTCTCGTCACCGTTGTCGTTGATCTCGCCACGAGTGTCTGGGCGCGGACGTACCTGCGCACGCGAACACCATCGTTTTTTGGCGGTATCGTCAAACTCCGTCTCGTGTACAACACCGGGGCAGCATTTGGCATCGGTGAACAGCACGAGTGGCTTGTGGAGCTGGCCGAGGTAGTGGTCATCGTTGCGCTCTGGTTCCTGTTGCGAAGCACGAATTGGATCGGACGTATTGGGTTTGCGCTGGCTATCGGGGGAGGAGTTGGCAACCTGGTTGTTCGATGGATCGGGTCTGATGGACCACTTCGCTCACCTGTCATCGACTGGATCCACCTCTCGTTCTATCCGACCACCTTCAATATTGCCGATATTGCTCTTCGAGTAGGGATTGTGGTGGCCATCGCTGGTCTCATCCTTGACGGTCGGCGTCGTCGAGCCTCAAGAGGATCCCAACCTAGTGCGACCGCTACGTTAGACGAGTCATCACTCCTTTTGCGCCATGAGCCCCAGCCACCGAAGGAGTGAGCGATGCGGTTGCGTTGGGTG
This genomic window from Ferrimicrobium sp. contains:
- the lspA gene encoding signal peptidase II, yielding MWAVRAEECNLSKCSRDLRSARWLSLTVVVLVTVVVDLATSVWARTYLRTRTPSFFGGIVKLRLVYNTGAAFGIGEQHEWLVELAEVVVIVALWFLLRSTNWIGRIGFALAIGGGVGNLVVRWIGSDGPLRSPVIDWIHLSFYPTTFNIADIALRVGIVVAIAGLILDGRRRRASRGSQPSATATLDESSLLLRHEPQPPKE